ATTTGGGGGATTTGTCACGGGGCCTGGGGGAATTGCGGCTTGGTTGGCAGGTATTCCGTTATTTATTCATGAACAAAATGCGTTGGCAGGTTTGACCAATCGTTGGTTGGCGCGGGTGGCGACGCGGGTGATGTCGGCTTTTCCAGAGACTTTTGCTGAAAAATACAATCCAGTTGTCACGGGAAATCCTTTGCGGGCTGAATTTGCGACGTTGCCAGAGGTGACGCGGCCACGCTCGCCTTTTCGTATTCTTGTTGTCGGTGGGAGTTTGGGCGCGTTGGTGTTAAATGAAACGGTGCCAGCAGCTTTGTTGCAACTGCATGAAAAAACAGGCTTATCTTTTGAAGTGTGGCATCAAACGGGCGCGGCACATATTGAGACAATGCAAATGGCTTACGCCAATGCGCCTTTTTCGGCCAAAGTGAGCGCGTTTATCGAAGATATGGCGCAAGCCTACGTATGGGCAGATTTGGCGA
This is a stretch of genomic DNA from Thioflexithrix psekupsensis. It encodes these proteins:
- the murG gene encoding undecaprenyldiphospho-muramoylpentapeptide beta-N-acetylglucosaminyltransferase, with product FGGFVTGPGGIAAWLAGIPLFIHEQNALAGLTNRWLARVATRVMSAFPETFAEKYNPVVTGNPLRAEFATLPEVTRPRSPFRILVVGGSLGALVLNETVPAALLQLHEKTGLSFEVWHQTGAAHIETMQMAYANAPFSAKVSAFIEDMAQAYVWADLAICRAGALTISELAQAGLPALLIPFPHAVDDHQTHNARYLSQHEAAISMSQTQLSVELLAQLLEALLQNPLLLQKMSTTARSRAKPDALAQVVGIVESFLVASGNDLK